The Streptomyces sp. NBC_01237 genomic interval CGCGGTCGTCGCGACCGGGGGCAAGGCCAGTTGTTCAGCCAGCTGGGGGTAGAAGAGGGACGGTGCGCTGGCGGAGGCCATCGTCAGGATGGTCCCGCCGATGGCGAGGCCGAACCCCCGACGGGCCGCGGTGCGGGCATGTGTGCACATGGAAGGCGTTTCTCCCCAGGGATTGGACGGGCGCGGGGCCCGCCCTCTGGATGGGCGCGGGCCGGTTCCGGCCTGTACCGAACGAGCAGTGGCGACGGTGCACACCGCGGCTTCCGTCGGCTGCGGGGCATGGCCGGCCACCGGCCGACGCCGCCGAAGGACCGGAGGGATCATCGACCGCCACCGCACCGGTTCCGGCATGGCACCGCCTGGGCCGAACTCACCGATGGCGTGTCCGGTCAGGCGTTGCGGCGTCGCCTCTTCTCCAGGTCGGCCATTCGACCACCGGTTTCCGGCAGCACCCTCAGCATACCCCCCTAGGGTATCTCCAGCACCGCCATCGCAGCCCCCGAGGAGCGCCGGACGCGCGAACCGACCACCGCCCACCCGGGTCGCGCACCGCCCGAATCGCTTCCATGACCCCACCTCGCCGGACTACTACGTGATACCGTATAGCGGTACTCGGTACTACGCAGTACTGGGAGCGGATCGAAGAGGGGAGCCGCGATGGACGACCTGACGGAGATGCTGAAGGGCACGCTTGAGGGCTGCGTGCTCGAAATCATCAGCAGCGAGGAGACCTACGGGTACGCCATCACGCGCCGGCTGAATGAACTCGGCTTCGCCGACGTCATCGAGGGGACGGTCTACACCATCCTGCTGCGATTGGAGAAGAACGGGCTCGTTCAGGTGACGAAGCGACCGTCCGGGATGGGCCCGCCGCGCAAGTTCTATGCGCTCAACGACGCGGGGCGCGAAGAGCTCGGGAAGTTCTGGGCGAAGTGGGAGTACCTCTCATCACGCATCGACAAGCTCAAGGAGGGCGGGCGATGAATTTCTGGGAGACGGTTACCGGCAGCGACCTCACCAGGGAATGGAAGGCGTTCGAAGCCCGGTCCGAGGCATTGCCGGCCGACTACCGGTCGGCCTGGGAACAGATCAAGTTTCACCTCTCCCCCTATTCGGGCTTCACGGGCCGCAACCTGATGCCGATCCTCGACGGCGCCCTGGGACTGCTCGAAGAAACGGCGGCAGATGGGCAGAGCATTCACGAAGTGCTGGGCGACGACATCAAGGGTTTCTGCGCGGCGCTGGCCGGCGGAGAAGGGGCTCGGAACTACCGCGACCGGTGGCGCGCGCAGTTGAACCGGAACATCGCCAGGAAACTGGGCCGGCTAGGAGGCTGACATGGGCATCCAGGACATCATCGAGGGCAAGAAGCAGTGGCGAGCGCACATGGCGCGCATCAAGGCGCTCCCGCCGGATTATCGAATCGTC includes:
- a CDS encoding PadR family transcriptional regulator, giving the protein MDDLTEMLKGTLEGCVLEIISSEETYGYAITRRLNELGFADVIEGTVYTILLRLEKNGLVQVTKRPSGMGPPRKFYALNDAGREELGKFWAKWEYLSSRIDKLKEGGR
- a CDS encoding DUF1048 domain-containing protein, which codes for MNFWETVTGSDLTREWKAFEARSEALPADYRSAWEQIKFHLSPYSGFTGRNLMPILDGALGLLEETAADGQSIHEVLGDDIKGFCAALAGGEGARNYRDRWRAQLNRNIARKLGRLGG